The window GGGCTGCGACGCGGCGTGTGCCGCCGTGCTCGTGGTCGCCGACGAGGTTACCGCCGAGCACGTGCCGGCCTGGATCTCCGGCGTCGGCTGGGTGACCGAGCGCTACGACCTGGGCGGGCGGGACCTGACCCGCTTCGAGGCGCTCGAGGCGGCGACCGAAATGGCCCTGGGAGCTGGCGGTTCCGCTGCCTCGGCCGATGTCGTCGAGGTGCAGCAGATCAGCTCGGTGGGGCTGCTTGCCGCGCTCGAGGCGCTCGGCCTGGCCCCGGACGGCAAGGGCGCCGATGTGGTGACGCGCAGCGCCCCGGTCGTGAACCCCTCGGGCGGCAACCTGTTCGCGAACCCCGGCAACGCCGCAGGTGTGCTCAGGCTGCTCGCGGCGGCCCAGCAGGTGCGGGGCCGGGCGGGTGAGGTGCAGGTCACCCCCCAGCCGACCAGCGCCGTCGGTGCGGCCCTCCACGGGCTGGCCGGCCAGGGCGCCGCAGTCGTGGCGTTCACCTCCGAGCAGGGAGCGGCAGCCTGATGGGCAACGTCGGGATCGTGGGAGTCGGGCAGACCGCCTTCCAGAAGACGCGCACGGACGTCACCTACCCCGAGCTCGTCCGCGAGGGCGCGATGCTCGCCCTCGACGACGCGGGTCTGACGATGGACGACGTCGAGGCGGTCGTGGTCCCGCTCGCGCCCGATGCGCTCATCGGCATCGGCAACGGCGAGCGCTGGTGCATCGATGCGCTCGGGGCGCAGGGCAAGCCCTTCATGCGGGTGAACACCGGTGGCGCCACCGGCCTCACCGCCGTCCAGGCCGGCTACATGCAGGTCGCCTCGGGCATGTTCGACGTCGTGCTGGTGACCGGCGCCGACCGGGTTTCGGAGTCCAACTCCGCGCAATCGGTGCTCAACAAGATGTGGGACGTCGCCTACGAGCGGCCGTTCCCGCTGAACACGATCACCATGCTGGCCCTGTCCGCTCAGCGCTACAACGCGATGTACGGCGCGGACGAGCGGGACATGGCGCGCGTCACGGTGAAGAACCGCCGGCATGCATCACTGAACCCCAAGGCCCATCTGCGCAAGACCATCACTGAGGACGAGGTGCTCGGCACCCGGATGATCTCGTGGCCGCTGAAGCTCGCCGACCTGTGCCCGTCCTCGACAGGCGCCGCCGCTGTGGTCCTGGTCAGCGAGCGATATGCCCGCCGGCTGGACAAGCCGGTCGCCTGGGTGCGGGGTATCGGCCAGAGTAGCGAGACGTTCTGGATGGGTGACCGGGTGGGACCAGCGAACGTCGGCGACCACGCCGATGCCGACGCGCTCGGCGACGCGATCCAGAGCGCTTACGACCAGGCGGGCATCAACGACCCTTGCTCGCAGATCGACGTCGCCGAGTTGTACGCGCCGTTCTCGAGCGTTGAGCTTCATGCCATCGAGGCCGCCGGCCTCTGCGGCAAGGGCGAGTCCTTCGGCCGCATCGCCGCGGGGGAGTTCGCACTCGGCGCAGAGGGGCCCGTCGTGAACCCTTCCGGCGGCACGCTGGCGACCAACCCGATCGCCGTCACCGGACTTGTCAGGGCGGCTGAGGTCGCTTTGCAGGTGACCGGACGGGCAGATGCCCACCAGGTGCCCGGCGCCTCGGTGGGTCTGGCCACCGCCATCGGTGGCGACCACCAGTTCTACGCATCCCTGGTCCTGGCCAACCACCTCGAGGAGATCGCCCGATGACCGTCACTACGCCGCAGACCACGTCCGAGCCGGTGTTCTTCGAGCAGACCTGGGACCTGTCCTACCGGCACGCCCTGGGCGAGACCGTCGGTAGCTTCCTGCAGGGCGTCAAGGACAAGAAGCTCCTCGGGCGTCGGTGCCCGGTGTGCACGCGAGTGTTGTTCCCGGCCCGGTCCTTCTGCGACCGCGATCACGTCGCCACCGAGGAGTACGTGGAGGTCGGCCACACCGGTGTACTGGAGATGTTCACCATCGTGTACGAGGCCTTCCCCGGCATGCGGGTGGCACCGCCGTACGTGCTGGCGTACGCGCTGCTCGACGGGGCGGACACCGCCGTCGTGGGCTACGTGAAGGGTATGGACCTCTCGGACGTCAAAGCTGCCTCCGGCCGGCTGACCGTCGGGACCCCGCTGGTCGTGCGCTTCCAGGAAAAGCCGGAGGGCGCGGTCACAGACTTCTGGTTCGAGCTGGCCGATTCGGGCGAGGAGACTGCCGGCGCCGCGCCCGACCTCGGATGAGCTGCAGCGCACGCGTCGCGGTCATCGGCGCCGGGGCAGCCGGTCTCAGCTCTGCGCGGCACCTGCTGGAGGCCGGGCACGAGGTGACCGTGTTCGAGTTGGGCTCCTACGTCGGCGGCCTTTGGGTCTACGA of the Mycobacteriales bacterium genome contains:
- a CDS encoding thiolase family protein, producing the protein MGNVGIVGVGQTAFQKTRTDVTYPELVREGAMLALDDAGLTMDDVEAVVVPLAPDALIGIGNGERWCIDALGAQGKPFMRVNTGGATGLTAVQAGYMQVASGMFDVVLVTGADRVSESNSAQSVLNKMWDVAYERPFPLNTITMLALSAQRYNAMYGADERDMARVTVKNRRHASLNPKAHLRKTITEDEVLGTRMISWPLKLADLCPSSTGAAAVVLVSERYARRLDKPVAWVRGIGQSSETFWMGDRVGPANVGDHADADALGDAIQSAYDQAGINDPCSQIDVAELYAPFSSVELHAIEAAGLCGKGESFGRIAAGEFALGAEGPVVNPSGGTLATNPIAVTGLVRAAEVALQVTGRADAHQVPGASVGLATAIGGDHQFYASLVLANHLEEIAR
- a CDS encoding OB-fold domain-containing protein, whose product is MTVTTPQTTSEPVFFEQTWDLSYRHALGETVGSFLQGVKDKKLLGRRCPVCTRVLFPARSFCDRDHVATEEYVEVGHTGVLEMFTIVYEAFPGMRVAPPYVLAYALLDGADTAVVGYVKGMDLSDVKAASGRLTVGTPLVVRFQEKPEGAVTDFWFELADSGEETAGAAPDLG